CCCAGACCCCCTCCCCCCATCCCTTAACGAAATGAGACCATTGCGGGGCGGGCGGGGAGGTCTCATCCCCGGCCCTCCTCTCATCCAGGCTTCGCCATTCCTTTCTTGTACGCCAGGGCCGCGGCGATGTAGTCCCGGAACAGGGGATGGGGTTTCATGGGCCGGGACTTGAACTCCGGGTGGAACTGGCAGCCCAGGAACCAGGGGTGGTCCGGCAGCTCCACAATCTCCACCAGCTCGCCGTTGGGGGAGGTGCCGGTGACCGCCAAGCCGGCCTGGATCAGGCGCTCCCGGTAGGCGTTGTTGAATTCGTAGCGGTGGCGATGGCGCTCCATGATTTCCTGCACGCCGTAGGCCCTCGCCGCCAGGGAGCCTTCGGTAAGCACGCAGGGATAAGCCCCCAGGCGCATGGTGCCGCCCTTCTCCGTGGCCGCATCCCGGGTGACGATGGCGTTTTTGCGGTAATCGAACCACTGGCGCATGAGGTAGATCACCGGCTCGCAGGGCTCGATGCCGAACTCCTCGCTTTGGGCCAGAGGCAGGCCCGCCACATGCCGGGCGAACTCCACCACCGCCAGCTGCATGCCGAAGCAGATGCCGAAATACGGGATACGGTGCTCCCGGGCGAAGCGGATGGCCAGAATTTTGCCTTCCGCGCCCCGGACGCCGAAGCCCCCGGGCACCAGGATGCCGTGCAGTTTGGCTAGATGGGCCTCGGGGCCTTCCCGCTCCACCGCCTCGGCGTCGATGTAGTGCAGCACCACCTGGGTGCGGTTGGCCAAGCCGCCGTGCACCAGGGCCTCATGCAGGCTCTTGTAGGATTCCTGCAGGTTGACGTATTTGCCGATGATGCCGATGTCCACCCGGTGGGCGGGGTGGCGCAGACGCTGCACCAGATCCTGCCAGGCCTCCAGGCGGGGGGCGCCGGTCCAGATGTTCAGCACCTCGATGATGCGCTCATCCAGCCCCTCGTCATGGAAGAGGAGGGGGATTTCGTAGATATGGTTGACGTCCTGGGCGGTGATGACGTTGGCCGGCTCCACGTTGGTGAAGAGGGCGATCTTGCCCTTGATCTCGGGGGAGAGGGTCTTTTCGCTGCGGCACAGCAGGATGTCCGGCTGGATGCCGATGCTCCGGAGTTCCTTGACGCTGTGCTGGGTGGGCTTGGTCTTCACCTCGCCGGCGGTCTTGATGTAGGGCACCAGGGTGACGTGGATGTAGCAGACGTTTTGCTTGCCCAGATCGCCCTTGAGCTGGCGGATGGCCTCCAGAAAGGGCAGGCTTTCGATGTCCCCCACGGTGCCGCCGATCTCGATGATGGCCACATCGGCCTTGGAGCCCATCTGCAGGATGGCGGCCTTGATCTCGTCGGTGATATGGGGGATGACCTGGACCGTGCCCCCGAGATAATCCCCCCGGCGCTCCTTGGTGATGACATTGTAGTAGATGCGGCCGGAAGTGTAGTTGTTGGCCTGGCCCAGGGTGACGGAGGTGAAGCGCTCGTAGTGGCCTAAATCCAGGTCGGTTTCGGCGCCGTCCTCGGTGACGAAGACCTCCCCGTGCTGGAAGGGGTTCATGGTGCCGGGGTCCACGTTGATGTACGGGTCCAGCTTCTGAAAGGTGACCCTGAGCCCCCGGGCCTCCAGCAAGGCGCCGATGGCGGCGGCGGCCACCCCCTTCCCCAGGGAGGACAGAACCCCGCCGGTGATGAAGATGAACTTGGTTCTCACAACTCTTCCCTAGCCAGGTTATACCTCAGCGGCCCGCATTGTCAAGGCGGCCGGGACGGTCTCCCTTGTCAGCCGGGCGGAATCCGGGACAGCCTTACCGGGGGCCGGGGACGGGCTGATCTATCGGGAGATCAGGCCGGAAAATGGGCTGATTCGGTCCTCCAGGTTCAATGGGCCCCGGTCCGGGTCCCGGGGGCTGGGGCCCAGGGGGCTCCGGTCCCGGCGGCTCCGGCGGCTTGATGGCTTTGGGGAGCGGCGGCACA
This DNA window, taken from Desulfobaccales bacterium, encodes the following:
- a CDS encoding CTP synthase yields the protein MRTKFIFITGGVLSSLGKGVAAAAIGALLEARGLRVTFQKLDPYINVDPGTMNPFQHGEVFVTEDGAETDLDLGHYERFTSVTLGQANNYTSGRIYYNVITKERRGDYLGGTVQVIPHITDEIKAAILQMGSKADVAIIEIGGTVGDIESLPFLEAIRQLKGDLGKQNVCYIHVTLVPYIKTAGEVKTKPTQHSVKELRSIGIQPDILLCRSEKTLSPEIKGKIALFTNVEPANVITAQDVNHIYEIPLLFHDEGLDERIIEVLNIWTGAPRLEAWQDLVQRLRHPAHRVDIGIIGKYVNLQESYKSLHEALVHGGLANRTQVVLHYIDAEAVEREGPEAHLAKLHGILVPGGFGVRGAEGKILAIRFAREHRIPYFGICFGMQLAVVEFARHVAGLPLAQSEEFGIEPCEPVIYLMRQWFDYRKNAIVTRDAATEKGGTMRLGAYPCVLTEGSLAARAYGVQEIMERHRHRYEFNNAYRERLIQAGLAVTGTSPNGELVEIVELPDHPWFLGCQFHPEFKSRPMKPHPLFRDYIAAALAYKKGMAKPG